The following coding sequences are from one Mycobacterium bourgelatii window:
- a CDS encoding PE family protein, which yields MSYVSTHPAALALAAGQLHSVGSAMAAQNAAAAPLTTGLAPAATDAVSTLTATQFSAQAALYQAVTAQAAAIHEMFVATLDAAAGSYATTEAANAITTR from the coding sequence ATGTCATACGTAAGCACGCATCCAGCAGCCTTGGCGCTGGCCGCCGGTCAACTGCACAGCGTCGGGTCGGCCATGGCCGCGCAGAACGCCGCGGCCGCTCCGCTGACGACGGGCCTGGCACCAGCTGCCACCGATGCGGTATCGACCTTGACCGCAACACAATTCAGTGCACAAGCCGCGCTGTACCAGGCGGTGACCGCCCAAGCGGCGGCGATCCACGAGATGTTCGTCGCCACACTCGACGCGGCCGCTGGCTCGTATGCCACCACCGAAGCCGCCAACGCCATCACGACCAGGTAA
- a CDS encoding PPE family protein: MTIALDFAALPPAVNSARMYSGAGSAPMLAAASAWKGLAAELRSTALSYESVLSALASEQWHGPAAASMAAAAAPYIAWMNATAAQAEQTAMQAEAAAGAYEAAFAATVPPPLIVANRAQLAALIATNILGQNTPAIAATEAEYCEMWAQDAAAMYAYAGSSAAATELSPFEQPREMTTGGGLVAQAAAVVQATGSAAASQQGTLSELMSAVPAALQGLSGSGGANSLPDIANLLLTGSGPSWLSGFWAQWGPNANIWNTITSTGTLTPGATVGTLSSLFGTSAIGGVAEAAEATLPGGLGTAAGSQLGGVSSAAASQLGPAGGLGAVVAGTGNAGSVGKLAVPPSWTAAAPLASPHAAVLGGTPMVAPPPAGTPGMPSVPLGNVAAEPFGRAVPQYGFRPLVVARPPAAG, from the coding sequence ATGACCATCGCACTGGACTTTGCCGCGCTGCCGCCCGCGGTCAACTCCGCACGCATGTATTCGGGAGCCGGGTCGGCTCCGATGCTGGCCGCCGCCTCCGCTTGGAAGGGCCTGGCCGCCGAATTGCGCTCCACCGCATTGTCTTACGAATCAGTCCTGTCGGCGCTTGCCAGTGAACAATGGCACGGCCCGGCGGCTGCCTCGATGGCGGCCGCGGCGGCGCCCTACATCGCGTGGATGAACGCCACGGCCGCCCAGGCCGAGCAGACCGCCATGCAGGCTGAGGCCGCCGCGGGCGCGTACGAGGCGGCTTTCGCGGCGACCGTTCCGCCACCACTGATCGTGGCCAATCGCGCCCAATTGGCGGCTCTGATCGCCACCAACATCCTGGGCCAAAACACCCCGGCCATCGCGGCGACGGAGGCCGAATACTGCGAGATGTGGGCGCAAGACGCTGCAGCCATGTACGCCTATGCCGGTTCGTCAGCCGCGGCTACGGAGTTGAGCCCGTTCGAACAGCCGCGAGAGATGACGACAGGCGGCGGTTTGGTGGCCCAGGCGGCCGCGGTGGTCCAGGCCACCGGCAGTGCCGCCGCCAGCCAGCAGGGCACCCTGTCGGAGTTGATGTCTGCGGTTCCCGCTGCGCTGCAGGGTCTCTCGGGGTCCGGTGGCGCGAACTCGTTGCCGGACATCGCGAATCTGCTGCTGACGGGATCGGGCCCGTCGTGGTTGTCCGGTTTCTGGGCTCAGTGGGGACCCAACGCGAACATCTGGAACACCATCACTTCGACCGGGACTCTGACGCCGGGTGCGACGGTTGGGACCCTGTCGAGTTTGTTCGGGACGTCCGCGATAGGTGGCGTGGCTGAGGCCGCCGAAGCGACGCTTCCAGGCGGGCTTGGTACCGCCGCGGGCAGCCAGTTGGGCGGTGTCAGCAGCGCTGCGGCGAGCCAGTTGGGCCCCGCAGGCGGCCTCGGCGCCGTCGTCGCTGGAACAGGTAACGCGGGCAGTGTCGGCAAGTTGGCCGTGCCGCCGAGCTGGACGGCGGCCGCGCCGCTGGCCAGCCCTCATGCCGCAGTGTTGGGCGGCACACCGATGGTTGCGCCGCCGCCGGCGGGGACCCCCGGCATGCCGAGCGTACCGCTGGGCAATGTAGCCGCCGAACCCTTCGGCCGCGCGGTTCCGCAGTACGGGTTCCGTCCCCTCGTCGTCGCACGACCGCCCGCCGCAGGATAG
- the eccA gene encoding type VII secretion AAA-ATPase EccA → MTRAQSAAEDARNAMVAGLLASGISVNGLQPSHNPQVAAQMFATATTRDPGMCDAWLARILAGDQSIEVLAGAWAAVRTFGWETRRLGVTDLQFRPEVSDGLFLRLAVTSVDSLACAYAAVLAEAKRYAEAAELLDKTDPRHPFDAELVRYVRGVLYFRTKRWPDVLNQFPEATTWRHPELKAAGAAMATTALASLGVFEEAYRRGQEAIEGDRVPGAANIALYTQGMCLRHVGREEEAVELLRRVYSRDAKFTPAREALDNPNFRLVVTDPETIEARTDPWDPDSAPTRAQTEAARHAEMAAKYLAEGDAELNAMLGMERAKKEIKLIKATTKVNLARAKMGLPVPVTSRHTLLLGPPGTGKTSVARAFTKQLCGLTVLRKPQVVETSRTKLLGRYMADAEKNTEEMLEGALGGAVFFDEMHTLHEKGYSQGDPYGNAIINTLLLYMENHRDELVVFGAGYAKAMEKMLEVNQGLRRRFSTVIEFFSYTPDELIALTLLMSKENEDILTEETAQILLPSYTKFYNDETYSEDGDLIRGIDVLGNAGFVRNVVEKARDHRSFRLDDDILDEVLASDTVEFTEAQLRRFKELTREDLAEGLRAAVADVKAT, encoded by the coding sequence ATGACACGCGCGCAGTCTGCTGCCGAAGACGCCCGCAACGCGATGGTCGCCGGTCTGCTGGCGTCTGGGATCTCGGTCAATGGGCTGCAGCCCAGTCACAATCCGCAGGTCGCTGCCCAGATGTTCGCGACGGCGACCACGCGCGATCCCGGAATGTGCGATGCCTGGTTGGCTCGGATACTTGCGGGCGATCAGAGCATCGAAGTGTTGGCCGGCGCATGGGCCGCGGTGCGTACCTTCGGCTGGGAAACCCGCCGCCTCGGTGTGACCGATCTGCAGTTCCGGCCCGAGGTTTCCGACGGCTTGTTCCTCCGGCTGGCGGTTACCAGTGTTGATTCGCTCGCTTGCGCATACGCAGCGGTCCTGGCCGAAGCCAAGCGCTACGCGGAAGCGGCCGAATTGCTGGATAAGACAGACCCGCGCCATCCGTTCGACGCGGAGCTGGTCCGGTATGTGCGGGGGGTTCTCTACTTCCGCACGAAACGCTGGCCGGATGTGCTGAATCAGTTCCCCGAAGCGACCACCTGGCGTCACCCCGAGCTCAAGGCGGCGGGTGCGGCCATGGCGACCACGGCGCTGGCGTCCCTCGGGGTCTTCGAGGAGGCCTACCGGCGCGGGCAGGAGGCGATCGAAGGGGACCGGGTACCCGGCGCGGCGAACATCGCCCTCTACACGCAGGGCATGTGCCTGCGCCACGTTGGGCGCGAGGAAGAAGCGGTCGAATTGCTGCGTCGCGTCTATTCGCGCGACGCGAAGTTCACCCCGGCGCGAGAAGCGCTGGACAACCCGAACTTCCGGCTGGTGGTCACCGACCCGGAGACCATTGAGGCGCGGACCGACCCGTGGGACCCGGACAGCGCACCCACCCGCGCGCAGACGGAAGCGGCCCGCCACGCCGAGATGGCGGCCAAGTACCTGGCCGAAGGCGATGCCGAGCTCAACGCGATGCTCGGCATGGAGCGGGCCAAGAAGGAAATCAAACTCATCAAGGCGACGACCAAGGTGAACCTGGCCCGAGCCAAGATGGGCCTGCCTGTTCCGGTGACGTCGCGCCACACTCTGCTGCTCGGACCGCCTGGCACCGGCAAGACGTCGGTCGCGAGGGCCTTCACCAAGCAGCTGTGCGGGCTCACCGTATTGCGTAAGCCGCAGGTGGTGGAGACCAGCCGAACCAAGCTCTTGGGCCGGTACATGGCCGACGCGGAGAAGAACACCGAGGAGATGCTCGAAGGCGCACTCGGCGGTGCGGTTTTCTTCGACGAGATGCACACCCTGCACGAGAAGGGTTACTCGCAGGGCGACCCGTACGGTAACGCGATCATCAACACGCTGCTGCTGTACATGGAGAACCATCGTGACGAACTCGTCGTGTTCGGCGCGGGCTACGCCAAAGCGATGGAAAAGATGCTCGAGGTGAACCAGGGTCTGCGACGGCGCTTTTCAACGGTGATCGAGTTTTTCAGCTACACGCCGGATGAGTTGATCGCGCTGACGCTGTTGATGAGCAAGGAAAACGAGGACATCCTCACCGAGGAAACCGCGCAAATCTTGTTGCCGTCCTACACGAAGTTCTACAACGACGAGACCTACTCCGAAGACGGGGACCTGATCCGCGGTATCGACGTGCTCGGTAATGCCGGGTTCGTGCGCAACGTGGTGGAGAAGGCCCGCGACCACCGCAGCTTCCGTCTTGACGACGACATCCTCGACGAGGTGCTGGCCAGCGACACCGTCGAGTTCACCGAGGCTCAACTGCGTCGGTTCAAGGAGCTGACTCGCGAAGACCTCGCCGAGGGTCTGCGCGCCGCCGTTGCGGACGTGAAGGCAACGTAA
- a CDS encoding PPE family protein → MFYAAFPPEINSGRMYTGPGAGPMLAAAAAWDELAAELQVTAASYSSVITGLTSGPWVGPSSMAMAAAAMPYVTWMSGTAAQAAQAASQANAAAAAYETAFSAHVPPAEIAANRSQLAVLVATNLFGQNTAAIAATEAQYSEMWAQDAVAMDDYAASSAAASDVTPFTEPPEVVNAGGLANQALAAGQSAGSAAGSVAQSVLSASNPVSQLLQVLANLSTDYTATINGLLNGLFGSAGASTFTSLYNAVKVPLGFSTQFNDIGLLINFPVSQFLKFASKSAMLGELPKDALEGGLVPHWGRGWLTSALSPSPAAHFGRGTLVGSLTVPPSWTANTPAIQTVAAALSAAGPEAVPAAELGQGSLLSSMSLAGMAGSAFGAGAPGVLAGSGARRSLTPVKDLKDLKSPEMLKRMVAQISDRPDSVQHHTVDPEGLDSLLEQLAKKPGIHAVHLAKSGKSSVVPPDAQLG, encoded by the coding sequence ATGTTCTACGCAGCGTTTCCGCCCGAAATCAACTCGGGCCGCATGTATACCGGTCCGGGGGCGGGGCCGATGCTGGCCGCCGCGGCCGCATGGGACGAACTGGCGGCCGAATTGCAGGTCACCGCCGCGTCCTATTCCTCGGTGATCACCGGCTTGACCAGTGGGCCGTGGGTAGGCCCGTCGTCAATGGCCATGGCGGCCGCGGCAATGCCGTACGTAACCTGGATGAGCGGCACGGCGGCACAGGCGGCGCAGGCTGCCAGCCAAGCCAATGCGGCTGCGGCAGCGTACGAGACGGCCTTCAGCGCCCACGTCCCACCGGCCGAGATCGCGGCCAACCGCAGCCAACTGGCTGTGCTCGTGGCTACCAACCTCTTCGGGCAGAACACGGCGGCCATCGCCGCTACCGAGGCCCAGTACAGCGAAATGTGGGCCCAGGACGCTGTCGCGATGGACGATTACGCCGCCTCGTCGGCCGCTGCGAGTGACGTCACGCCGTTCACTGAACCACCCGAAGTCGTCAACGCGGGCGGGCTGGCCAACCAAGCTCTCGCCGCGGGTCAATCGGCCGGCAGCGCGGCGGGCAGCGTTGCCCAGTCGGTCCTCTCGGCGAGCAACCCGGTTTCGCAACTGCTGCAAGTGCTCGCCAACCTCAGCACCGACTACACCGCCACCATCAACGGTCTGCTCAACGGCCTCTTCGGCTCCGCCGGGGCGTCGACCTTCACGAGCTTGTACAACGCGGTGAAGGTACCCCTCGGATTTTCCACCCAGTTCAACGACATCGGGTTGCTGATCAACTTCCCAGTGTCACAGTTCCTGAAGTTCGCTTCGAAGTCCGCGATGTTGGGTGAGCTGCCCAAGGACGCCCTGGAGGGCGGGCTGGTGCCGCATTGGGGCCGCGGCTGGCTTACCAGTGCGTTATCGCCAAGTCCCGCAGCTCATTTCGGGCGTGGCACGTTGGTGGGGTCGTTGACGGTGCCGCCCAGCTGGACCGCGAACACTCCGGCCATCCAGACGGTCGCCGCCGCACTGTCGGCGGCTGGGCCGGAGGCCGTGCCCGCGGCCGAGCTGGGCCAGGGCAGCCTGCTGAGTTCGATGTCTTTGGCCGGCATGGCCGGAAGTGCTTTCGGTGCCGGGGCTCCCGGTGTGCTGGCCGGCAGCGGCGCCCGAAGAAGTCTCACGCCGGTCAAAGACCTCAAAGACCTCAAATCGCCGGAAATGCTCAAGCGCATGGTCGCCCAGATCTCGGACCGGCCCGACAGCGTCCAGCACCACACCGTCGACCCGGAGGGTCTTGACAGCCTGCTCGAACAACTTGCGAAGAAGCCCGGAATTCACGCAGTGCACCTAGCCAAGAGCGGCAAGTCCAGTGTCGTGCCGCCGGACGCGCAATTGGGTTGA
- a CDS encoding PPE family protein: MDFGALPPEINSGRMYTGAGSGPMLAAAAAWDALAAELHSNAASYGATIQGVTVGTWHGPAATAMATAATPYVAWMTETAARAEQAAAQAKLAAAAYETAFAATVPPPAVAANRALLMALVATNIFGQNTAAIAATEAEYAEMWAQDAAAMYGYAGSSAAATELTPFEQPPETTDPAGIGGQSATVAEAVGASEIQSQLSQVMTAIPNALANVGPAAAAAPAATTPIGNAIEALNPFIVGIRPFFAAITGAYAPIIPFVLFGGWWLFAGQILGLSQNAPGVATLLSTGGKPVAGLSPLRGGYVAAITPGAAGAAGAMGNSTLVGSLSVPQGWVQAAPVLRTMTSVLPSATPEALAAMPAAAEGGMFGEMAMASLAGQALAGASVRTVSNGSAGVVGGAAAAAGEEAATATIIVIPAD, encoded by the coding sequence ATGGACTTCGGGGCATTACCGCCGGAAATAAATTCTGGACGGATGTATACGGGGGCGGGATCTGGGCCGATGTTGGCGGCGGCGGCTGCCTGGGACGCGTTGGCCGCAGAACTGCACTCGAATGCGGCCTCGTATGGCGCGACGATTCAGGGCGTCACTGTCGGCACGTGGCACGGGCCGGCGGCGACAGCGATGGCGACCGCGGCTACGCCGTATGTGGCGTGGATGACCGAGACCGCGGCACGGGCGGAGCAGGCCGCCGCGCAGGCCAAACTCGCCGCTGCCGCGTACGAGACCGCATTCGCGGCGACGGTGCCGCCGCCGGCCGTCGCGGCCAACCGCGCCCTGCTCATGGCGCTCGTTGCCACCAATATTTTCGGGCAGAACACCGCGGCGATCGCCGCCACCGAAGCGGAGTACGCGGAGATGTGGGCCCAAGACGCCGCGGCCATGTACGGCTACGCGGGCTCGTCGGCGGCCGCCACCGAGCTGACGCCGTTCGAGCAGCCCCCGGAGACCACCGACCCGGCCGGCATAGGCGGGCAATCCGCGACGGTTGCCGAGGCCGTCGGCGCCTCGGAGATTCAGTCGCAGCTCAGCCAGGTGATGACCGCTATCCCCAATGCGCTGGCCAATGTGGGACCCGCGGCGGCCGCGGCACCCGCGGCAACGACGCCGATCGGCAATGCGATCGAGGCTCTCAACCCCTTTATCGTCGGCATTCGTCCCTTCTTCGCCGCCATCACCGGCGCGTACGCGCCGATCATCCCGTTCGTGCTGTTCGGCGGGTGGTGGCTGTTCGCCGGGCAGATCCTCGGCCTGTCGCAGAACGCGCCGGGGGTGGCTACCCTGCTCAGCACCGGCGGGAAGCCCGTTGCCGGCCTGTCGCCGCTGCGCGGAGGTTACGTGGCAGCCATAACGCCGGGAGCTGCGGGGGCCGCCGGGGCCATGGGGAATTCCACGCTGGTCGGATCGCTGTCGGTGCCGCAGGGCTGGGTGCAGGCCGCTCCGGTGCTAAGGACGATGACATCCGTGCTGCCGAGTGCGACACCAGAGGCGCTCGCGGCCATGCCTGCAGCAGCCGAAGGCGGCATGTTCGGCGAAATGGCCATGGCCAGTCTCGCCGGACAAGCGCTGGCTGGGGCCAGCGTGCGCACCGTCAGCAACGGGTCGGCCGGCGTTGTGGGAGGCGCGGCGGCGGCAGCTGGCGAGGAGGCCGCGACGGCGACCATCATCGTGATACCGGCGGACTGA
- a CDS encoding DUF732 domain-containing protein: MRLPLALAAAVAFIGCAAPAHADPAQDSAFINALANAGITVPDPAAAVVSAQAVCGLMRNGETGLQVLTDVKKQNPALTLDGAALFTAIASNTYCPEHLGQPEGGYF, from the coding sequence ATGAGACTGCCGCTTGCCCTTGCTGCCGCCGTCGCGTTCATCGGTTGCGCGGCACCGGCGCACGCCGACCCCGCCCAGGACTCGGCGTTCATCAACGCGCTTGCCAACGCCGGCATCACGGTTCCCGACCCCGCAGCAGCCGTCGTCTCCGCCCAGGCGGTGTGCGGGTTGATGCGCAACGGCGAAACCGGCTTGCAGGTGCTGACCGACGTGAAGAAGCAGAATCCCGCGCTGACGTTGGACGGCGCGGCGCTGTTCACGGCCATCGCGTCGAACACCTACTGCCCCGAGCATCTGGGCCAGCCGGAGGGCGGCTACTTCTAG
- a CDS encoding PPE family protein: protein MIFALRPPEITSGLMYMGPGAGPMIAAATAWDALAAELQSTAASYGLIVDGLANEEWIGPSSAAMAAAVVPYVAWMSATAAQAKAAAEQAQAAVSAYEAAFAAVVPPQAIAINRSELASLVATNLFGQNTAAIAALEAQYGEMWAQDTSAMLTYTGSSAAAARLTPYTEPPQITNESGVAAQQAAIGQASGLSAGTAATTAATAAATAAPTAAPVFPFDIVLAVFEALGSGGTAYMQAMGQLLNALTGTPLAAQTWENFFGIFADIGRFSTVANDIMSIPNLAMTEFKLFWKPPLEDIPKSALGAGLGMASHVQGLGSATTASVGAANVVGKLSVPPSWATATPAIRMASTALPATSLAAAPSAGVSADLVNQMAMGSMTGGAIGGAAAQILSGSGARARANGGKGPVEPVKLDEVIAKLQKEPDSVKHWNVDKAGLDALLEKLSKEPGIHAVHVSNKDKPKVTLPDAQLGGT from the coding sequence ATGATTTTTGCTTTGCGGCCCCCGGAGATCACCTCCGGGCTGATGTACATGGGGCCGGGCGCGGGCCCGATGATCGCGGCGGCGACGGCGTGGGACGCCCTGGCCGCCGAACTGCAATCGACGGCCGCCTCGTACGGGCTGATCGTCGACGGGTTGGCCAATGAAGAGTGGATAGGTCCTTCGTCGGCGGCGATGGCGGCGGCCGTCGTGCCGTATGTGGCGTGGATGTCCGCGACCGCGGCGCAGGCCAAGGCGGCAGCGGAGCAGGCTCAGGCCGCGGTGAGCGCCTACGAGGCCGCTTTCGCCGCGGTGGTGCCACCGCAGGCAATCGCTATCAATCGCAGCGAGTTGGCGTCGCTGGTGGCAACCAACCTGTTCGGTCAGAATACTGCCGCGATCGCCGCCCTGGAGGCGCAGTACGGGGAAATGTGGGCCCAGGACACGTCGGCGATGCTCACTTACACCGGCTCGTCGGCCGCCGCGGCCAGGCTGACGCCGTACACGGAACCGCCGCAAATCACGAACGAGTCCGGAGTCGCCGCCCAGCAGGCCGCGATCGGGCAGGCCAGCGGCCTGTCCGCCGGCACCGCGGCCACGACGGCGGCAACAGCGGCCGCGACGGCCGCTCCGACGGCGGCGCCGGTGTTCCCGTTCGACATCGTCCTGGCGGTCTTCGAGGCGCTCGGCAGCGGCGGCACCGCCTACATGCAAGCCATGGGCCAACTGCTCAATGCCCTCACCGGGACACCGTTGGCCGCTCAGACGTGGGAAAACTTCTTCGGGATCTTCGCCGACATCGGCCGGTTCAGCACCGTCGCCAACGACATCATGAGCATCCCCAACCTCGCCATGACCGAATTCAAGCTGTTCTGGAAGCCGCCGCTCGAGGACATCCCGAAGTCGGCGCTGGGAGCGGGCTTGGGGATGGCGTCGCACGTACAAGGCCTGGGCAGCGCGACGACGGCGAGCGTGGGCGCGGCCAACGTGGTGGGAAAGTTGTCCGTGCCGCCTAGCTGGGCCACGGCAACGCCCGCGATCAGGATGGCCTCCACCGCGTTGCCGGCCACCAGTCTGGCCGCGGCGCCCTCGGCGGGGGTCTCCGCCGACCTGGTCAACCAGATGGCGATGGGCAGCATGACCGGGGGTGCCATCGGCGGCGCCGCCGCGCAGATACTCAGCGGTAGCGGTGCACGCGCCCGCGCCAACGGCGGGAAAGGTCCCGTCGAACCGGTCAAGTTGGACGAAGTCATCGCAAAGCTGCAGAAGGAACCCGACTCGGTCAAACACTGGAACGTCGACAAGGCGGGCCTGGACGCACTGCTCGAAAAATTGTCCAAGGAGCCGGGCATTCACGCCGTGCACGTATCCAACAAGGACAAGCCCAAGGTGACCTTGCCCGACGCGCAACTGGGCGGGACATGA
- a CDS encoding PPE family protein: MDYGALPPEINSGRMYTGPGAGPMLAAAAAWDELGAELHSTAVAYASVIESLTAGTWLGPTSISMAAAAGPFVSWLSATAARADQAAAQANTAAAAYEAAFMATVPPPIIEANRALLLTLIATNIFGQNTPAIAATEAEYMEMWAQDATAMYVYAGSSAAASQLTPFTEPPQTTNAAGQAAQAAAVSQASGAAVGAEVTTQLPQFINSLPTALQGLASTIGSSPTTGSTSFLPGLALPQLANATLPSGFAGDLANFNAIFSTLTGPFSLQGFSSIPGGPFLSFGQVYAYAQNGQALQSFFTPAAPIKGTLAPIAEGVAANLSSANSVGGIAGSMGHAAQVGSMSVPQGWTTAAPALRSVASTLTANLAAAAPAASSAGEAGIFSEMAMSALAGNALSATAVGSGSSGAAVKALGGVVAEADPAAAMIFVLPPMED, from the coding sequence ATGGATTACGGAGCGCTGCCGCCCGAAATCAATTCCGGGCGCATGTATACCGGTCCGGGCGCGGGGCCGATGCTTGCCGCCGCGGCGGCCTGGGACGAGTTGGGCGCCGAATTGCATTCCACCGCAGTGGCTTACGCCTCAGTCATCGAGAGCCTAACGGCCGGAACCTGGTTGGGGCCGACATCGATCAGCATGGCGGCCGCCGCGGGACCGTTCGTGTCGTGGCTGTCGGCCACCGCTGCCCGCGCCGATCAGGCAGCGGCACAGGCGAATACGGCGGCCGCCGCATACGAGGCGGCGTTCATGGCTACCGTTCCACCGCCGATCATCGAGGCCAATCGCGCGCTGCTGCTAACGCTGATCGCCACCAACATTTTCGGCCAGAACACCCCCGCGATCGCGGCGACGGAGGCCGAGTACATGGAGATGTGGGCGCAGGACGCCACGGCGATGTACGTGTATGCGGGATCGTCGGCCGCCGCGTCGCAGCTGACGCCGTTTACCGAGCCGCCCCAGACCACGAACGCGGCGGGCCAGGCGGCTCAGGCCGCGGCGGTATCGCAGGCTTCGGGCGCCGCCGTCGGCGCCGAGGTCACGACGCAGCTGCCCCAGTTCATCAACTCGTTGCCCACCGCCTTGCAGGGGTTGGCCAGCACCATCGGGTCGTCGCCGACGACGGGATCGACCTCTTTCCTTCCCGGACTTGCGTTGCCGCAACTCGCCAACGCGACACTGCCGTCGGGCTTCGCGGGCGACCTGGCCAACTTCAACGCCATCTTTTCGACGCTGACCGGCCCGTTCTCCCTGCAGGGCTTCTCGTCCATACCCGGTGGCCCGTTCCTGTCGTTCGGGCAGGTATACGCCTACGCACAGAACGGGCAGGCGCTGCAATCCTTCTTCACGCCGGCGGCACCCATCAAAGGGACGTTGGCACCGATCGCCGAGGGGGTCGCGGCCAATCTGTCGTCCGCGAACTCGGTGGGCGGGATCGCGGGGTCCATGGGCCACGCGGCACAGGTGGGCAGCATGTCGGTGCCCCAAGGCTGGACCACCGCGGCCCCGGCCCTGCGCTCGGTCGCCTCGACATTGACGGCAAATCTGGCGGCAGCGGCTCCGGCAGCCTCATCGGCCGGAGAGGCCGGCATTTTCAGCGAGATGGCGATGTCGGCCCTGGCGGGAAATGCGCTCAGCGCCACCGCAGTGGGTTCCGGAAGCAGCGGTGCGGCCGTGAAGGCGCTAGGAGGAGTCGTCGCGGAAGCCGACCCCGCCGCCGCCATGATCTTCGTCCTGCCGCCGATGGAGGACTGA
- a CDS encoding MgtC/SapB family protein, producing MSTLSVADFALRLGVGVGCGALIGIERQWRARMAGLRTNALVAAGATLFVLYAVSTEDSSPTRVASYVVSGVGFLGGGVILREGANVRGLNTAATLWCSAAVGVLAASGHLVFTAIGTAVVVIIHLFGRPLGRLIDRDNSADEDEGLQPYRVQVVCRRKSAKYARAQVVQHTSNNDIILRGIHTSRDDEGDEVTLTAHLLMDGHTPAKLERLVAELSLQPGIFAVHWYAGEQAQVE from the coding sequence GTGTCTACGCTGAGCGTCGCCGATTTCGCGCTCCGACTCGGTGTCGGCGTGGGCTGCGGCGCGCTCATTGGCATCGAGCGGCAGTGGCGGGCCCGGATGGCCGGGCTGCGCACCAACGCCCTGGTCGCCGCCGGCGCGACGTTGTTCGTGCTCTACGCGGTGTCCACCGAGGACAGCAGCCCAACCAGGGTCGCGTCGTATGTGGTGTCCGGGGTCGGCTTCCTGGGAGGCGGGGTGATCCTGCGCGAGGGAGCAAACGTCCGCGGTCTCAACACCGCTGCCACCCTGTGGTGTTCGGCGGCGGTTGGCGTGTTGGCGGCATCGGGGCATTTGGTGTTCACCGCGATCGGCACCGCCGTCGTCGTCATCATCCACCTGTTCGGGCGACCCTTGGGCCGGCTCATCGATCGCGATAACAGCGCCGACGAGGACGAAGGGCTGCAGCCCTATCGGGTCCAGGTGGTGTGCCGCCGGAAGTCCGCGAAATACGCACGCGCGCAAGTTGTTCAGCACACCAGCAACAACGACATCATCCTGCGCGGCATCCATACCAGCCGGGATGACGAGGGCGACGAGGTCACGTTGACCGCCCACCTGCTGATGGACGGCCACACGCCGGCCAAACTGGAGCGGCTGGTCGCCGAATTATCTTTGCAGCCGGGGATTTTCGCGGTCCACTGGTACGCGGGTGAACAGGCGCAAGTGGAGTGA
- a CDS encoding DUF732 domain-containing protein: MKGLIALIGICAAIGIAAPAYADPDNGPGGDDAGFLAALQHADIGYRNPAQAIGSAKAVCTCLNSGESGLELVHDVQTHNPAFNMDAAAEFAVLSSKYYCPQHLSKN; the protein is encoded by the coding sequence ATGAAAGGGTTGATAGCACTCATCGGCATCTGTGCCGCGATCGGCATCGCAGCGCCCGCATATGCGGATCCCGATAATGGTCCGGGTGGTGACGACGCGGGCTTCCTCGCCGCGCTGCAGCACGCCGACATCGGCTACCGCAACCCCGCGCAAGCGATCGGGTCGGCGAAAGCAGTGTGCACCTGTTTGAACAGCGGCGAATCCGGGCTGGAGTTGGTCCACGACGTGCAGACTCACAACCCCGCCTTCAACATGGACGCCGCCGCCGAATTCGCCGTTCTTTCGTCGAAATACTACTGCCCGCAACATCTTTCGAAAAACTGA